The genomic stretch AGAAAAAAGCTCACAAGATGTGTGAAGCTGGACCCTTGAGGAAAAATGGCAAAAGGGTAGTGATATTTATGAGTATTAAGTTGACTTGTTGTTGGAGGGTAGGGTGTACGTGGACAAGTTCGAAATTTGATGGATCTGCATGGGAATTTGGGATAACTTAGattaataaatttgatttgtttttatttttctaggGAGGGGTGAATTTTGTTGTGGCtatatattttatgaattttgttgtTGAATGTGAATTTTGGATGATTTGGTTAGTTGATAGAAGTTTTTGCACAAATTCATGTAATTATGAGTAATATGTAAGTATTAGTAcactactctctccgttccataataatggagtcattttatcattttggtacatttcataataattgagtcatttgtctttttagtaaaagtcaacacatttattctcaCTTATTTACCCTgtcttaatttattctctcttcatctctctaccatttttcttttcctattttattcttcatttatttaactcacttatcacaatttttcttaatttatgtgCTGAAAAAAATATCTACACTATTATGGAACGAAGAAAGTAGCACTTAATTATTTGCTAAGATAATATTcctcttcttttaaattaagATTCTCTATTTCCAAtagaaattattgaaattgaagGAAATAGAAATTATTAAAGTTGAATCTTGAACCTTTTGTTTTGTAGTATGAAGAAAAAAGTGGTTTTGAGGTGAAATTGGGATTGAAGGGATGGTTGGATTAATGAGGTGCGTTGGGGTTAGAAAAGTGGTATTGAAAATAGAGAAGTGTTCAAAAGAAGACAAGGCAAGAAAGCGTGATTGTGGGAATATATTGTATGGGGCAGCAGACAAATTTAATTGGCTTATGGTGGCACAGATTTTGATAGCTTTAATTTCCAATATTTCAAGATTTGAGCTTGATTTTATGACAACATCCATAGTTGGCGGACGATAGCCATGCGGACAATGTCCTATACATCGTCCGCGATAAGTCAGCTTCATTGCAGGCGACGCGAACGATACCGCAGACGATTCACCAcgcttttgaattttttaaaattttttaaaatttcctttatctatatatacataacttttcactccatttttccacacttttcTCTCCCATCTCTCATCGATTATCTTTTCCCCACACCAAtctttctctcactaaaaaaATGAGACCCAGCGACGATTCGAGTACCTCGGAGGGCATTACTCGGGCCTTGTTCGATTGTGTTCATGAGGCTGCGGCGGAATGCTTGGCCGAAATGGAGCGCGAGCGTGAAACGGCGGAGCAAGCGGCGGAGCAGGCCCAAGCGGAGCAGATCTAGAGGCCGATTCGCCGTCGGACGTTTGTCCTCCGCGAGCACGACATAGCTCACCAACTTCTGTTCGCAGACTATTTTGTGGAggaaccacggtggggcccgatGATTTTTCACCGCCGGTTTAGGATGAGGCGAGATCTTTTTCTCTGCATTGCCCACACGTTGGAGGCACGTGATCCTTACCTCTAGTATCAGGAAGATGGCTTcggcagacccggacttacgccgttgcagaagcGCACGATTGCGCTTTggcagttggcctacgacaCCAcggctgacatgttcgacgtgtaccttcacgtcggggagacaactggccgcgagtgcctgaagaaattttgtaggggagttgtggagacTTACAACGATACATATTTGCGAAGGCCGACTACTGACGATTGCCAGaccctgatgaagatgcacgagacggtgcacgactttcctggaatgctagggagcatagattgtatacacagggagtggaagaattgcccgacggcatagagaggccaatttactagtggatacaagggcaaccacccgacgatgatcctcgaagccatcgctgaccatcggctctggatctggcatgcttacatCGGTGTGGCGGGGTCGAATAACGACATCAACGTACTGAACTTCTCATatctcttcaccgagcaatgcaatggcaatggcccgaccatcgagttcactgcaaACGGACGCCAAcatcatatggggtactacttggccgatggcatatacccgagGTGGCCTGTATTTTTGAAAACGATCACCTGCCCAATCGGTGAGATGAGAGTTTTATTCCCGCAAAAGCAGAAGgctgcgcggaaggatgtggagtggGCATTTcgtgtgctccaagcgcggtgggctatAGTGAAGGGTCCGGCCAGGTTCTGGTAGAAGTacgtcatcgccgatgtcatgtatgcgtgcatcatcttgcacaacatgatagtcgaacacgaaggtggaagagtcaccgattggggcgatgatgaagctggatctagctccagcagGGCGACCCCGCCCCATGTTCGAGGATTACCGGCGGGCTACAATGAGGTTCTAGCTAgacatgcctcaatgcgcaactaccaagaccatgctcggctcatgtccgacatggttgaagaaatTTGGAACCGCCACGGCTgttgaatttataattttttttatttcgtactGTACTGTATGAACtttcaatgaaatgaagttttttattcaaattttttagtgtttattattcaaataaataaaatgctatAGGGAGGACTATAGGGCGAACTATAAgacatcccactgcaggtgggaggGTAGGATGATAAAATGTTAATGTGGCGGAAGATaaggcgccccattgtggatgctcgaATTTTGCATGCTTCTTAAATTAGATTATATATCACGATTTATTGATTTAAATTCGTCTCATCAAATAAAATTTACTAGCCAATTATAGAGTTGCAAGATAGCTAGTTTTGTCTAAGTCGAACGTGTAACATTGCTTTTcaaaaattatatattcaaaaaatcaaaactaatcGATTTTCAAGATTAAAATAGACGAAGAGATTTTAATGCCATGTTTGAGATTCTTGTGCTGTATGgcctaattattttttcttgatttgttttctaAAAACCCCGGAGTTTTTACAAGTTTTCAAAGAACGTTTGGTCCAAATATTTTGTGGCAAACTCCGAAGATCTCGACCAAATAGATAACTAATAAATTACTATAGTATTAATGTGCttcaattattaaattaaattaaatcaataaatatatacatatacatgtTACGattgaatttcaataaattttccCAGTCACCGAGCATTGTATTTATGTTATCTGTTAGGCATATACAATTGGCTGGCTGGATAATTTCCAcacatataaatatttaattttcactATTTGGGTACATAAATGAATAAACATCAAGAGCTTCATTGGTTTACTACTTAACATTTCcccaaagaaaaataaatcacattGAATTCCTTTCTGCTATTTTTATTCCAAGCTGATATAGAGCACATATACAATAGTTTATGTTCTATTCTAAATCTATAACTTtacttataaaattaatgtCATGAATTCTGGAAAATAAGTAATTTTTACTCAAATTTGCAATTTCACTGACTTTTAAAGTGTTAATTACATTGCCATCTTTTAGTTTGTAGTTGCAacgttttaaaatatttatttttaaaattgcaaCCCACGATTTAAATTTTAgtagaatttattttattttatttttaattttttcaaagaAAGAGTGGGAGATAGAGGCCTTTTTATAAACATGTGTAGAACATGTAAGAATCTAACCATAAGATCTTCAACAACCTCAACTCAACTTCAAGAATCTAAATCTTagcaaaaatcaaagaaatttaattttgagtGTACAGATACAGATGCAAAATCTGAATGTAACTAAGAAAAGATTGTAATTCTGATTTATGCAATCTCTTGAGGTGATATTTTTGCATGTGAATGTGGGCTGTAAGATTTTACAGTATGTGTtattcttgattttattttatttttgaccAATCTCAACTGATTTTCGTCTTAAGGCAACCTAAATCTCTATAGATTCCATTGTTCTTAACAATATCTCTTCAAACTGAAGAATCTGCtgtttatataatttttttgtgtcTATGTTTTATGCATGCAAGTGAGACCAGAATCTTAAGACAGTACAGCTGTAGTTATGCTATTCctaatcacattttttatttcaaactGTTAGTTTTTAATTCATACCTTTGAGATTATTGTGTGTGCGCTCCTTGAAATTGTGAGGAGTTGTCTTGTTTTAAGTTTTGTTCTCATTTTTTATTCTTGTATTATCTATACTCACTAGCTATGTGCTACTACTAAAATaccaattattttaaaataggtGAACTAACAAGTATGTTCAAAGGTATGAAATGACCACAAAATGTTTATTTTAGATTATTGGATTCAAGCTTTAATTTTGAAATCTTTGAAGAAGTATAGCATGAAGCAACTCATAGGTACATACGCCTAGGAGGAAATTATGTGTAATGTAGGTGGTAATTAAAGTTTGATAGTTATGAATTCATCATGATGAGATTACAGAAGATAAATGATATAAATCTCATACATGACAACAATTAAATGTTACATTAATAATCCATAATACACTTTAATTTGGAGGAACATTCCTTCCCTTGCACTGCAAAATGGATTCaagaattcttttttttttttggttgtgaTGCAATGTACCTTAAATCTTAAATCTTGAGAGTTGAGTAGTTTGTGTTGGAACAAAGCAACCACCTTAATCTTGTccttaaataaatactccatttaGGGTGCTTCTCTTTTCTCCAATTAGTTGACTTTAcaaacttgattttttttttctaaataaaaataaaacgaaTTTTCAGGGTCCAAATATGCTGTAATAATGCATTGCATTCAAACTGATATGAACTGAGCTTATAGATCACAAATTTCACTTTTGCAATCACATATTCTATTCCAATATAAGTGATAGAATATGTGATGCAATTCCAACAAATGACACTGACCAAGTCGAAAACATCGAATATGTCAATTATTTCGGAATGACTTGGAATTCCCCAAGGTTTTGGTTgacaggaaagtaaagttggcaaggaaaatgattcctgagAAAATAAATCCTAGGAATATGATTCCTAGTAACTTTATTTTCCTATgctggaaaatatcaagattttatttataaaaaccaaactaaaaatatagttatcattttttaattataaaaaagaataataatataattttttattatttaatttaaaaaccaaactaaaaatataggtatcattttttatttataaaaagaagaataatataaaatttttaataaattattaattataaatgataataattatattattatatttattattacaatggatagtttaaatatggattatttatcataatatataataatataattgtaattatagCTACATGGAGTACTATAGTTATAAatgattataattaaataaattttataatttaaaatttactaagattttattgattaattattaattattaatataataattatttattattacataatttatattctataattatattttaattatttaataaattatgaaatattattatgataataacaattatgtataaatattataataatatagttgtaactataataatttttattatagttatttattatattgaaattaagtatgatttataatttaaattatttttaaaacattgtaactaataataataataatacattaaatatgtaagaatcctaaaattgggaaaaagaatacctaagaaaagttaggattctgaatcctgaaaagttgtactaactttccttgttttgggattctgattactttactagtttgattaaaaactgaaacaaatacaagaatttaaaatttaaggaatcaaattatttttccaGATAGAATCCTAGCAACTAAACATGGCCCGAAAGGATAGTGAGTTATTTTATCCCGCCATATCACTTCTGCCAAAGAGGGCCTTAAAAGGGCTCAAAATCCAAACATTTTACCTTGTACTTCATTTCAATATATACGTAGTAACGTTATTTTAGGAGTTTATTGGATCTAATGCctaaaaaataattcatttatcAGATCacttcaaatttaatttgtagTCTGAACGATGGACTTAGCTCAATATTAAACCTCTAGTCCGAATCTATATACTTCATAAGTGGGCTTCTACGCACAAAATTTTTTTCAAAGCCCAAAACCTACCCCGAATATGTGGCCTTGATTAGCTTAATTGGGCTTTTAATCGTGGTTTATTATGCAGTATTTTTAATAACACACGCATTTTGAGTTTTATTTTTCATCCcgacccaatttttttttttttgctaaaaatttaatttttatgggTAACTGTAGAACATTTTGtgataattatattaattttaaattcgAGGCAAGTACATGAAAAATCATCTAGAAAATCacgttaatttaattatataaagtaTCGTAAAAATCTAGGTAAGCCATTCAAATATGACTATTGACCCTAGCGTGAAAATTAAcatatgaaatatatatatttttatattagatCATTCTAAAAATTCATGaaaatattagtaaatttaattaaaatttataattttagtgGTCAatatctaaaaaataaaaaaagtgaagataaaaatgaataaaaactAATCATTTGTTCCAAAGAAGAACCTTTTCAGTTTTCACCAAACCAGAAACGTTTCGGCTTTCCCCCTTCCCATTTCCCAAGCTCGAATTCGAAAATTCCCACAGCAGAATTCACAAATCCACCTCCGGCATCAGCATCAATGgcgaagaggaagagaaaaggaGCTCCGGAGGTTCTGTGGAGATTGTTCGGCGACCGTGCGCGGACTCTCGGCGACACTATACTGGCTCTGAGTCCTCCTCCGGcgaccggcggcggcggcggcgacgaagCCACTTCGTTCCTCGTCAGATCTACGGATGATCTGGAATACCGCAAATTCCTATCGGAAACCTTCGTGGTTGTCTCCGACGAtgcccctccccctcccccctTCGACCATCGCTGCCGCTGGTCGCTTCTCCAGGTACGACGCCTATTCTTTTTTTTGGCGGGAAAATTTAATTTCGACTGATTTCGGcgggaattttttattttgtgagaAAGTCAGTGGAAATCGGAGGTAGTATTAGACAGCATATGTGTTGATGATTGCTTTGTAGATTCAATACTGTAGATTTCATTATTAAGAGCTGGACTCGTATGTATGGTTTCAGCTTGTGAGAAGAACGATCGAAATAATTATGAGTGAATCTCGTCAAGCCTCTTCAAATCTCATATCCTTCAGTTATGATAAAGTAAGTGTTTTCTTAAGCTAATTTGTGCTCAAATAAATAGTGGTTGCTGATGGTGACGATGACAGAGATTTTCACTTTCTGCTCTTGGAATTTAGTGGTGAAAATTTTCTTCTGGATTTATGCATCAATTTAGCACATTAATTATGATTACTGTCTAATATTTTCTCAAACATTGCTATctcataaataattatatttagatctcgttattttgtaaataaaatggatcaaaataaatgttgaatAATGTAAGATAGCCCAAATTTGTGACACTTTTAGGTGGAGATGATGTAGGTTAAAGAAAGGGTGGTTTCGGTTTGGAACCGGTGGTTATGGGAAGCAGGACTATAACTGGTCCCAACAAGCAAATTTATGGTTCCGGTTTCGATTTAAAACTGGAGATTTCTTGGCAATCTTCACTGATTTTTACTGTTTTTTCCTTTTGCTGAAAGACCATATGAAGTTTGATTGTTCTTAGTGATTGTTTCTGAGCCTTTTCTGTGCAGCTTAGGTGGAAGGCAAAGAAGGCCTCGTTCCTGGGGTTTATCAATGGTTTTTTTTACCACGGTTTCCCTAGGTTTATCTCGGTTTTGGGCAAAAATTGATGGTTAATTGCTGAATACAGTTCTGAAAATTTGAGTGTAGctcactctttttttttttaaattaaaatggtgAATATGGATTTGAAAGCACACCACCAGTTTTGTGATTTAAAGCTACTTAATGTTATGAGGTTTCACTTGTCAAATCGTACGACTCAATTGCTTACCTTTCTCAAGAATTTGGTGCAAATTCTTGTGCACTAGAAGACTTGATAGTTATTGAGTTGTTCATTATGGGGTTCTAATTTCTGTGGCAGGAGAGCCAGTCTAGTCCGACGGTTGATGAACTGACATCCGCAAAATGGGCTGTCCTCTTTAGTAGGGTAAGTGAATGAGATAATATGATACTACTATTTTCTAGGTATATTTGCACATTGGGCTTGATTGATTGGTGTGGTAATGACAAATATTAGGTTGGTGATACTCTATTGGTGTATCTGCTGAAGTATACATCAAtatttcttcctcttcctcagaAGAAGCACCATCAGATTTGTGGTTGTTCCATTGCCAAATTGTTCTCCAACTTCCCAAGAGGCATGCCTAAGTCTAGAGCTCCGCATCATCCACCAGGTAACGTTTATTGTACTCTCTTACTCGTTTATTGAGTTGTGACTTCTTCTCACTTAACTTTAGCAATGCTTCAAGATTTTGATGATTCTTTTCCTCTTTATCTTTGATCATGACACAAAGTTAAGAGGCAAAGGGTGGAAAGACTTGTATGATGTATGTATCAAATGTCACACGGTTTGATGTGTTGCTGGAGAAACATGTCATCTGAGCTCAAATATTGATTCTGTGATGCGTCAATTGATGTGCCTCTTCTTTTGTGGCTATCTATGAAATTGATTTAGCCCTTCAAGacaagaaaataatttttttgtaaaattctTAACCGAGAAATCCATAGAAATTAACCTCCAAACAACGTTTCACAGactaatagtagtagtaaaactCTTGGCCGATAAATCCATGTGAGATGGAACTTTGAAAATGACCCATAGTTGGAATTCTGTTAGGCCCAAACACTACTATAATCGGTACTAAGAGTAATTGTTTTGAGGCCCAAAATAAGCGggccaaaatattttttttggccCATTAAGAGAAATGGTCAATAATGGGTACTGCGAATCAGACCATTGTCTATGGACATTGTGCACATCCATttttaaggaattaaaatttcaaaagcGACAAATAAGCCCTTCGTTAATGTGGCCCTTAAAAAAATAAGTAGACATGGACTTTTAAGACAATATTCTTTACCATAAAACTCGTTTcaaaataaccacaaaacagtCAACTACTAGTATATTTCCTCCTTCCttgaaaatagaaattattttttctaccatcacatttttctttttaaacgACAAAAAACCAACAAATTACTAGTAAAAAaattactttactctcttttgcATTACGAggaaaaatcaacaaaaaaaaatacggAAAGGAACTTAGATTTATGCTtatattacatgtaataataaattaagaacAGACTATTCTAACGTGACAATCTTGATAACGTCCCAGGGATTTGGTTTGGCGAAAAGACCTTTGATTATTCTCTATGGCGTGGGCCGCCTATCGGTGGCTTGTCACTCTCGGGCGGTTTATCATCCGTTTGGGTCTGTTGCGAGCGTCGTCGCTCTTGAGCCCTTAATATCATTTCCcttcaaaaaaaagaaagtatACTTTTAGATAATATTCATAATCATGAAACCCGTTTTAAATTGACCAGCAAATAGgcgtttgattaaaaaaaacccTAACCATGATCAAAGTAGCGAAATTGAAATGTAGTTCTATTTTAAAAGTGGAGTCAAGCATTTCATCAAATACCTGCtgctcattctccactaacttGCAGTCACAGAAACGAAAAGACGAAAAACAAACAGAAAAGAACTTACAAGATGTCATCATCTGATAGGATTCTCGATCTAGCAAATCTCGTCGAAGATATCTTCAATATTTTAgcgtatcttttattttagttagttgtctttatttatttctaatatcttttgtaatcttgtattttaattatgtttcttgATTAGCAAGACATGTGTTAGAGTTTAGAATTCTATATAATAGAATTCTATCGTATTTCaaatcattgagaaataaagtataaacttattctcatttcccggttctggcggaaatcgccccttgcacctcaactagggtttattttgtatcttgttcttcgtttCCCTATAAAtcgttatcttgttcttcgtttCGCTATAAATCGTTGGTGCTCTAGTCCGATAGATTAAGGGTCTATCATCATCCGAAGTAACTTTAAAATTTGAACTTGCCAACTTCCGCAGCGCTTTATCCTCCGCCGAAACTCTAACGTTTACATGTAAATCCTCTTGCTCCTCTAATATTTGTTTAGCTGATAACACCACTGATTCACTGCAATACGTCAACTCAATTGATTTGCGTGTTGGTATTTCTCCAATCTCTGAAGGGATCTCCTTCAATTTGCTTAACTTTTCAAGGTGGTGGCTAATGTGTCCTGAAATGAAAAAAGTGCAGTCAGATCATACATCGTTTCCAttatgtttttcaatttttcattttgatccgTCCCTTAACATATTAACACTAATATTGGACCATATCTTCACACACAATACAAATAACGCTAAATATCATAAAAATCATACTCATTAATATTTTGACGGTTTTTTTGGTTCACGACTAATCCGAACTCAAAACTTCCTGCTTTAAGCATAATCACTCTAATACTCGACCAACACACATGCATACATCCATATTTTTACGGGATGAAAAGAGCAATAAAGAAATAGGCTACTCTTAagtccatcaaatatatataggATAATAAAATGCAAAATCAATAAATCATTATTACACGATTTGAAGGGCATTTTGgtaataaaaaaagacataccACGAGCAAGGCTTTGACGAGGTCAGTAGTTAAAGTCCCATCCTTTTCAAACTTGAGAAGAACATCCACAAACCTCGCACCACCATGACCATCACCGTCGCCGTCATCATCGTCGCTCGCTTCCGCTCTATTCTGCTCGATGATGCCATCGAGCACCCTGTCCAGTCTCCTCCGCATCCGCCTGATCTTAAACCAAGCACCAGTAATCAACGGCAGAAATTTCACAGAAGGAAACAGATCAGCCAACATGAATCCCGACCCCAGCCTTAGCGACTTCACCACCACCGCAATCATCATCTCCCACTCCTCCGTCTTTGCCTTCACCGAAGCCCTCGCGACCACATCGTACGCCGCGAGGTAAATCCCCTCCGTCAGATTAACCAGCGATCTTTCGCAGGAAGCAATTTCCCTGCAAAGATTCAAATTCTCCTCTTCTCTAATCCCGCGGAATGACCGCACTGGCCGAGCGCTCAGGAGGCCCTGCATGCAGATCCTCTTGAGCCGGTGCCGGTGCTCGCCATAGGGGGAGAAGACGATGTCGGAGAGGCTGTAGAGGAGCGTCTCCGGCACCAGGCCGGGGGGCCGGTTCGCGAAGGTGACGTCGTGGGTTTGACCACTTGGGCCGCGGCGTCGACggaggagaagatgaggaaGTTGAGCTCGCCGAGCTGGAGGTGCATGAGGGGGTCGTGTTCGGCGGCGAGGTGGCGGAATAGGTGGTGGGGTGATACAATCCCAGCAGAGCCGCAGCCTCGGCATGAGCCGAGCATGGAGCAGGGGACGACTCCGGCGGAACAGCAGAGCGCGGAGCAGGGGACGACCCCGACGGAACTGCAGCCTCAGCAAGAGCCGGTCGTGGAGCGGGGTGTAGCGACAGAGGAAGTATCCATTGCGAAGTCAAGGCCGGCGAGGAACGTGAAGCCCCCGAGCCGATTCGGCAACTTCGTGGCCCGATAGTCTCTGTCCATATTTTCgttcttttatttttggtaatagtcgactttagtatttattttttggcatattttattatttattttggcaTTGAGTagagcgtaattataagctccgtcgggttttcttgttggttctttcccgatgattaggattaggtcgaaccaaacctagggtccatagattataaatagggctgtTATGTCACAACACATGAATAACAAGAATATTTTTGCCCTACTTTCCGTTGCTTAACAATCAAGAAACCCTAGAAACGCGCTGCCCGACGAGAGGACTCGCGCACAGCCGCTTCAGGAAGATTCCGCCGACCCTACGAGAAGGGCGCCGGACGGGAGAGGACGACAATAGGCTTCGTCGTGTGCAGTTAAGGGAAAGGAGccttaacatctggtgctttcagtTGAACTCTATGCGAAGATACAACAACTACGGTCGACCGGGGTGGGGTTCATCTCGCCGTGGCCAACCGGTGAACCGTCGCGAGGCTGGAGGGTCCCAACAGCCGTTTGACGATTTGGACGTCGAGCCGAGACAGGGGGTAGACGTCCAGCATGGGGACCCTGTTAACAATAAATTGGACCGGCTGTTGGATCAGTCGACAAATTGGATGTGTGGAGGGATGAAACGGATTGGCGATTCGAAAATCTGGAGGCGCCTTCTGCACGCGAGGTAGAACCCCCGTCGCGCCAGGGCGATTGGGAGGAGTACGAGGAGTTTGACGTAAGAGGCAAGAGACCATGGGACCGTGGGCTCAGGCCGCGCCGTGCGCCGGGTGGCTGGGAACCAGCGGGGGTTGACTCTGGCCGTTCGCGACATACCGGGTTCAATCAAGCGTTTGATCGCCCGCCGTCCTGTTGGGACCCCCCCCAACGGTTCACATCGCGCGAATCACCGTTCGACCGGTCCGAGAGGGTCAAGATGGCGGCACCACGATTCGATGGCTCGGACGCTACCAATTGGGTGTCCCGGGTCCAGTTTTATTTTAACCATCTGATGATGCCGGACGCACAACGCTTACACTACGCCGTAATGTTGTTCGACCCACCGGCGTCGGAATGGGTTTTTAACTATTGCGCGAACAATGAATTTGTCACGTGGCAGGAGTTCTTGGATGATGTGCGCCATCGTTTTGATAGACAAAGCTTTCAAGACTACTTCGGTCTAATTGCGAAGTTGACACAGACCGGAACGGTGCTCGAGTATCATGACACGTTTGAGAGGTACCTTAACCGGATTCAGGGCGTTCCGGAGAAACAGCTCTTCACGCTGTTCGTGGCCGGTT from Salvia splendens isolate huo1 chromosome 15, SspV2, whole genome shotgun sequence encodes the following:
- the LOC121766408 gene encoding telomerase reverse transcriptase-like: MAKRKRKGAPEVLWRLFGDRARTLGDTILALSPPPATGGGGGDEATSFLVRSTDDLEYRKFLSETFVVVSDDAPPPPPFDHRCRWSLLQLVRRTIEIIMSESRQASSNLISFSYDKESQSSPTVDELTSAKWAVLFSRVGDTLLVYLLKYTSIFLPLPQKKHHQICGCSIAKLFSNFPRGMPKSRAPHHPPVKRQRVERLV